A single window of Rubripirellula lacrimiformis DNA harbors:
- a CDS encoding GIY-YIG nuclease family protein, protein MTTATAKTIQIYLPTGEPRGIRIAEITTRIVQAVLIPRSDLAQGKLRKELNLPGVYFLFGEGEDEAKPIVYIGQTEDARKRFDSHNKTKTFWKTAIFCVSKTQNFTQAHIRYLEWYCMQRAKEVARYTLDNGQVPDNSTYVPEPMEAELLDVFETISTLVSTLGYPVFEPLARTVSAGPRFYCRSRGCDASGELVEDGFVVFQGSKSRIDPTASMPESIGNRRKSMLEAGIIEEINGIYIFQQDYLFPSPSNAAACVLGASANGWNEWKDASGKTLSEIHRDTQDGDDSSEDVS, encoded by the coding sequence GTGACGACCGCTACCGCAAAAACGATTCAAATCTATCTGCCGACCGGTGAACCACGTGGGATTCGTATTGCAGAAATCACGACACGGATCGTGCAAGCGGTTTTGATCCCGCGTAGCGATCTTGCCCAGGGAAAGCTTCGCAAGGAACTCAATCTGCCTGGCGTCTACTTTCTGTTCGGCGAGGGCGAAGACGAAGCGAAGCCGATCGTTTACATCGGCCAGACGGAAGACGCGCGGAAGCGTTTTGATAGCCACAACAAGACGAAGACGTTTTGGAAGACGGCGATCTTCTGCGTCTCCAAAACGCAAAACTTCACGCAAGCCCACATTCGATACCTGGAATGGTACTGCATGCAGCGAGCGAAAGAGGTCGCCCGCTACACGCTCGACAACGGTCAGGTGCCTGACAACTCAACTTACGTTCCCGAACCAATGGAAGCCGAACTGCTGGACGTTTTTGAAACGATCAGCACGTTGGTTTCAACGCTTGGCTATCCGGTCTTTGAACCGCTGGCGCGAACCGTGAGTGCGGGACCGCGTTTTTATTGCCGTTCACGCGGATGTGATGCGAGTGGTGAACTCGTCGAGGACGGCTTCGTTGTTTTTCAAGGTAGCAAGTCGCGTATCGATCCCACTGCTTCGATGCCGGAGTCGATTGGCAACCGACGCAAAAGCATGCTCGAAGCCGGCATCATCGAGGAGATAAACGGCATCTACATTTTCCAACAAGACTATCTCTTTCCTTCGCCGAGTAACGCTGCAGCATGCGTACTCGGTGCATCCGCAAACGGATGGAACGAGTGGAAGGACGCTAGCGGGAAAACGCTAAGCGAAATCCATCGAGATACCCAGGACGGTGACGATTCAAGCGAAGACGTTTCGTAA
- a CDS encoding MerR family transcriptional regulator: protein MPKLTEYVKTAEAAEILGVAQNTIRKWAEDGKIPMRRNPANGYRLFKRADLDSFLSQLDKAEGEPGRGTN, encoded by the coding sequence ATGCCAAAATTGACTGAATACGTGAAGACTGCCGAAGCGGCTGAGATACTTGGTGTTGCACAAAACACGATCCGTAAGTGGGCTGAGGACGGAAAGATTCCAATGCGACGAAACCCAGCGAATGGATACCGACTCTTCAAACGTGCTGATCTAGACAGCTTTCTCAGTCAGCTCGACAAGGCTGAAGGTGAACCAGGCCGAGGCACCAATTGA
- a CDS encoding SIR2 family NAD-dependent protein deacylase, giving the protein MNDPQDQMTNKVKMPASLCQSVAAGEIVPFVGAGASLSVKRDLFPSWTGVLERLEQELESEGREPEKTLVRTYTNLGRLFDAAGEAYKSLGHARFAKVMVELFHKAKPADADLSLHKLIWEVNPDLVLTTNYDSALEWANEKATPILNANRSDLAGIASQSRRQMSRVWHLHGYIADSESLILAPSQYDRLYVESTKDTYEAARKQLHAIVANRPLLFVGFSLEDRYVMEMLEKVLNCFAGSLASSYALFRSGDGDSESLWEKHNIQVLEYENHGADLTHLIEGVLKDKRDRTSKTSVAMPTQQESGSTIESDWPGCRIQRAPANSESFLDLFRVLEDNFAFRWERESFEEQTNPIVYWPVRLREPSAIHAVQSFAAAALQRQGARVILCLDDFGDKKYEASRFIKRVHRWISKVGGKSDQLESRTFKNILNTRDPQIAWNHVQKWLGGESYKLEKVLLICKLYKVGMGLEEYMSKGTGRLLTPGVVWACLKHLIDEFPGSSLLTLGGHDECNLWQAWRERISEGDPLVGHLYIPELSNTHMETTNLRWKAKSDVQRTLELKLGGQDAETDWRSENAIVPWSLAGCVFSPEYLTDPKCVASKIIVSAEAESSTLMRPTVDAVANWVLE; this is encoded by the coding sequence TTGAACGACCCGCAAGATCAAATGACAAACAAAGTGAAAATGCCAGCATCCCTCTGTCAGAGCGTGGCCGCAGGAGAAATCGTTCCCTTTGTCGGGGCAGGTGCTAGCCTCTCCGTGAAACGAGATCTATTCCCGAGTTGGACTGGTGTTCTTGAACGACTCGAACAGGAACTCGAAAGCGAAGGTCGTGAACCCGAAAAAACGTTGGTTAGAACCTATACCAACCTTGGCAGACTCTTTGATGCTGCGGGCGAAGCGTACAAGTCGCTTGGTCATGCCAGATTCGCGAAAGTTATGGTTGAGTTATTTCATAAGGCCAAGCCAGCAGATGCCGATCTCTCCCTCCACAAGCTCATCTGGGAAGTTAATCCCGATTTAGTTCTTACTACAAACTATGACTCCGCCTTGGAATGGGCCAATGAAAAAGCGACTCCAATTCTAAATGCAAACCGATCTGATCTCGCTGGCATTGCGAGCCAAAGCCGTCGCCAGATGTCTCGAGTATGGCACCTGCACGGCTATATTGCCGATTCTGAAAGCCTAATTCTTGCGCCTTCCCAATACGACAGGCTATACGTCGAGAGCACGAAAGATACTTACGAGGCTGCCCGTAAACAGTTGCACGCTATCGTCGCGAATAGGCCACTGCTGTTTGTCGGATTCAGCTTAGAAGATCGATACGTTATGGAAATGCTCGAGAAGGTACTAAATTGCTTTGCTGGATCTCTCGCGAGTAGCTACGCATTGTTCCGGAGCGGGGATGGTGACAGTGAATCGCTTTGGGAAAAACACAATATTCAAGTGCTTGAATATGAAAACCACGGAGCAGATCTCACACACCTAATCGAAGGTGTATTAAAAGACAAAAGAGACAGGACTTCAAAAACCTCTGTTGCAATGCCAACGCAACAGGAATCTGGTTCGACGATAGAATCAGATTGGCCAGGATGCCGGATTCAGCGAGCACCTGCCAACTCCGAATCTTTCTTGGATCTGTTCCGAGTTCTTGAGGACAACTTTGCATTTCGTTGGGAAAGAGAATCGTTCGAAGAGCAAACAAATCCCATTGTATACTGGCCGGTTCGACTGCGAGAACCGAGTGCAATTCACGCAGTCCAATCCTTCGCTGCTGCTGCGCTCCAACGACAGGGCGCACGTGTCATTTTGTGTCTGGATGATTTTGGCGATAAGAAATACGAGGCGTCGCGTTTCATCAAGCGTGTTCATCGCTGGATTAGCAAAGTTGGCGGGAAATCAGATCAACTAGAGTCCCGAACGTTTAAAAATATTCTCAATACGCGAGATCCGCAGATTGCTTGGAATCATGTCCAGAAATGGCTCGGCGGCGAAAGCTATAAGCTCGAAAAAGTTCTTCTGATCTGCAAACTCTACAAGGTCGGCATGGGACTTGAAGAGTACATGTCAAAAGGAACGGGACGACTACTAACTCCGGGCGTGGTTTGGGCGTGCTTGAAGCACCTTATCGATGAGTTTCCAGGTTCTTCATTACTCACACTTGGTGGACACGACGAGTGTAATCTTTGGCAGGCATGGAGGGAGCGGATTTCCGAGGGAGATCCGTTAGTCGGCCACCTCTATATTCCTGAGCTCTCCAATACCCACATGGAAACTACTAACCTCCGCTGGAAGGCGAAGAGTGATGTCCAAAGAACATTAGAGCTCAAACTTGGTGGCCAAGATGCAGAAACGGATTGGCGATCCGAGAATGCTATCGTTCCTTGGAGTTTGGCGGGTTGTGTGTTTTCACCCGAATACTTGACAGACCCGAAATGCGTTGCGTCAAAAATCATTGTCAGCGCGGAGGCGGAGTCGAGCACCCTGATGAGGCCCACGGTCGATGCCGTTGCGAATTGGGTTCTCGAATGA
- a CDS encoding CYTH domain-containing protein produces MIRVKKSRGVRYRSDVFGGVVYVPERDDFFAIDRELAPFAAALSDKWVEVHAPEEKLYRAFASLGICETDPKTKQIAYSGPSFLGRFIELPTVTDPLVLNCFCTSHCPLMCRYCHADDLMQSYREGESEQDLDNVIATASMIPAMVAVITGGDPLSAPERANSLIRRLSKQKAIVIDTSGVGDIDRLLPAIVETFAHVRVSLDAASDENARVRPANPKYSKDKDASRVGAAKTIKTCLENGVPVTVQTVISSHNENLDELRNLRDLISTWGVKNWVLHVAIRGGLARQVEDQADKQTRKRGILPSSGVYGLVEKLIADTERQNIQLDIRCTDTNQTPNSVLLVGSTGDLFTEGLAHHGKVPLYKAGEGRPDLVRSLWHHVDRFGHAKRYFNWNPWMGNGKNLEGLCFPIPKATQVPSVSGATVETEAKFPVKDGKALRELLEVEGFAVACEEKQRDEYYDREDKAFSSLDFVIRLRDTENDSVIGLKGPRFYTESGEYSRVELEFQTRSREASIESLSSKELSPYWFFEKRRTTYRRSRDEAIVCLDEIPLLGEFIEVEGELKQIRDIRTKFGECIGDPERRNYGELFKDHMVNMGSEPSEIKGAEFGPTE; encoded by the coding sequence ATGATACGCGTGAAGAAGAGCCGGGGCGTTCGGTATAGAAGCGATGTGTTTGGCGGTGTCGTGTATGTTCCTGAACGAGATGATTTTTTTGCAATTGATCGCGAGCTTGCACCATTCGCGGCTGCGCTGTCAGACAAGTGGGTCGAGGTTCATGCCCCGGAAGAAAAGCTCTACCGGGCTTTCGCATCACTTGGAATCTGCGAGACCGATCCGAAGACAAAGCAGATTGCATACTCTGGCCCATCGTTTCTTGGCAGATTTATTGAATTGCCGACAGTAACTGACCCATTGGTGCTTAACTGCTTCTGCACGTCGCACTGCCCGTTGATGTGTCGCTACTGTCATGCAGACGACTTGATGCAGTCGTACCGCGAGGGTGAAAGTGAGCAAGATCTTGATAACGTCATTGCAACGGCAAGCATGATTCCCGCGATGGTTGCGGTGATCACGGGAGGAGATCCGCTCTCAGCCCCAGAGCGTGCGAATTCGCTTATCAGACGCCTTTCTAAACAGAAGGCAATTGTCATTGACACATCCGGCGTCGGTGATATCGACAGATTGCTTCCGGCGATCGTTGAAACATTTGCTCATGTGCGAGTATCGCTTGACGCAGCTTCTGACGAGAATGCGAGGGTCAGGCCAGCCAATCCGAAGTATTCGAAGGACAAGGACGCCTCGCGAGTTGGTGCGGCCAAGACGATAAAAACTTGTTTGGAGAACGGTGTCCCAGTAACTGTGCAAACTGTCATAAGTAGCCACAACGAGAATCTCGATGAGCTTCGTAATCTTCGAGATTTGATTTCAACATGGGGCGTCAAAAATTGGGTCCTGCATGTCGCTATCCGAGGTGGCTTGGCCCGGCAAGTTGAAGATCAGGCTGATAAGCAAACCCGAAAACGTGGAATCCTTCCTTCAAGCGGCGTATACGGACTGGTAGAGAAGCTCATTGCGGACACCGAGCGTCAGAATATCCAGCTTGACATTCGTTGCACGGACACAAATCAAACCCCAAATTCTGTCTTGCTTGTTGGGAGCACTGGCGATCTTTTCACCGAGGGCTTGGCACACCATGGCAAGGTGCCTCTCTACAAGGCAGGGGAAGGTCGTCCTGACCTAGTTAGATCGTTATGGCATCACGTTGATAGATTCGGGCATGCGAAACGCTACTTCAACTGGAACCCTTGGATGGGTAACGGTAAGAATCTGGAGGGCTTATGTTTTCCAATTCCAAAGGCGACGCAAGTGCCGTCCGTCTCCGGAGCGACCGTAGAAACAGAAGCTAAATTTCCGGTTAAAGACGGGAAGGCGTTACGGGAACTCCTCGAGGTTGAAGGGTTTGCCGTCGCGTGCGAAGAGAAGCAGAGAGACGAGTATTATGACCGTGAAGACAAAGCTTTCAGCAGCCTCGATTTTGTCATCCGGCTTCGGGACACCGAAAATGATTCAGTAATCGGATTGAAGGGACCAAGGTTCTACACTGAGAGCGGAGAATACTCTCGTGTGGAGCTTGAATTCCAAACCAGGTCGCGAGAAGCATCAATTGAGTCGCTTTCTTCGAAGGAATTGTCACCGTATTGGTTCTTCGAGAAGCGGAGGACCACCTACCGCCGATCAAGAGATGAGGCCATCGTCTGCCTAGATGAAATTCCATTGCTCGGTGAATTTATTGAAGTTGAAGGGGAACTCAAACAGATCCGTGACATTCGAACGAAGTTCGGTGAATGTATCGGTGATCCCGAACGTCGAAATTACGGCGAGCTATTCAAAGATCACATGGTAAACATGGGAAGTGAACCATCCGAAATTAAAGGAGCGGAGTTCGGGCCAACCGAGTGA
- a CDS encoding AAA family ATPase: MDETPPTRIYNDGPCFPRTTMGVEAEKAYRDWFAETAMSVPAWKKPNRTLFRELMLARERLRAKAVVGADHGVCVFRPDHPIEASKARGRAQAVWIAIEGWRHFSREGFDTQTIRTVAMTGWNARVQRWCKGLLRPDQIIVPPRPHEDLDASTQDRLDEIRQSWELTHDTLPRAADIRPRSLRRLLDRYPLLKPPIIHGLLRAGETMNVIASPKVGKSWLASDMALAVATGRPWLGRFDTEPGDVLIIDNELHPTTSANRIPKVMDARGITPDDVADHLFVSNLRGNLKDIRSLGAYFDHVFEDRFKMIVIDAFYRMLPAESDENDNAAMASVYNTIDRYAEMLGSAFVLIHHTSKGNQSFKSITDVGAGAGSQARATDSHLVLRPHEQDGAIVLDAAVRSWPPVDPVCLRWNFPVWDVEMELDPTNLRNESRRRKTKPDKPADVPEWTAQRFVEAFVGVEPKPTVVITTEAKEAGLSERRASSLLKQAEATGLAHRWRFAPNQRHQFATQPQPENPTEPTG, encoded by the coding sequence ATGGATGAGACACCACCAACCCGCATCTACAACGACGGACCATGCTTCCCGCGAACCACGATGGGCGTTGAAGCGGAGAAGGCGTATCGCGATTGGTTTGCTGAGACCGCGATGAGCGTTCCAGCATGGAAGAAACCCAACCGGACCTTGTTTCGCGAACTGATGTTGGCCAGGGAACGGTTGCGTGCCAAAGCCGTTGTCGGTGCGGACCACGGCGTTTGTGTGTTTCGGCCAGACCATCCAATCGAAGCGTCGAAAGCTCGCGGGCGAGCCCAGGCGGTCTGGATCGCTATCGAAGGGTGGAGGCATTTCAGTCGCGAGGGTTTCGATACGCAGACCATTCGCACCGTGGCGATGACGGGATGGAACGCTCGCGTGCAACGTTGGTGCAAAGGCTTGCTGCGCCCCGACCAGATCATCGTTCCGCCTCGGCCACACGAAGACCTCGATGCCAGTACGCAAGACCGCCTCGACGAGATTCGCCAATCATGGGAACTGACACACGATACGCTGCCTCGGGCGGCCGACATTCGACCGCGGAGTCTACGACGACTGCTCGATCGGTATCCGCTGCTCAAGCCGCCAATCATTCATGGGCTACTTCGTGCCGGCGAAACGATGAACGTCATCGCGTCACCGAAGGTCGGCAAGTCCTGGTTGGCCAGCGACATGGCTCTCGCCGTTGCTACCGGGCGTCCGTGGCTCGGTCGGTTCGACACCGAGCCCGGCGATGTACTGATCATCGACAACGAACTGCACCCGACGACTTCGGCGAACCGGATTCCGAAAGTGATGGACGCTCGCGGCATCACGCCGGACGACGTTGCCGACCATTTGTTCGTCTCGAACCTTCGCGGCAACCTCAAAGACATCCGTTCGCTCGGCGCATACTTCGACCACGTCTTTGAAGACCGCTTCAAGATGATCGTCATCGACGCGTTCTACCGAATGCTTCCGGCCGAGTCTGACGAGAACGACAACGCGGCGATGGCGAGCGTTTACAACACAATTGATCGCTATGCCGAAATGCTCGGTTCGGCTTTCGTGTTGATCCACCACACCAGCAAGGGCAACCAGTCCTTCAAATCAATCACCGACGTCGGAGCGGGCGCTGGTAGCCAAGCTCGAGCGACCGATTCGCACCTGGTGCTTCGGCCGCATGAACAAGACGGAGCGATCGTGCTCGACGCGGCAGTACGTTCCTGGCCGCCCGTCGATCCGGTCTGCCTGCGATGGAACTTCCCTGTGTGGGATGTGGAGATGGAACTCGACCCAACCAACCTGCGAAACGAATCCCGACGCCGAAAGACCAAGCCAGACAAACCGGCCGACGTGCCGGAGTGGACCGCTCAGCGGTTCGTGGAAGCGTTTGTGGGTGTTGAACCGAAGCCAACCGTGGTGATCACGACCGAGGCGAAAGAGGCAGGGCTGTCCGAACGTCGGGCGAGTTCCTTGCTCAAGCAGGCCGAGGCCACCGGTCTGGCCCACCGTTGGCGGTTCGCACCCAACCAAAGGCACCAATTCGCGACCCAACCCCAGCCCGAAAACCCGACCGAACCAACCGGCTAA
- a CDS encoding 7-cyano-7-deazaguanine synthase: protein MAKPKSKSDEKRPALLLHSGGLDSTILGVYLNKKGINFQSLFIDYGQTSEVGELDAVTRTAAMLQSNLDVIRSPEIFSAFTSSSLAFSQSVGNPGRHVLELGSVLLLAPAIAYAHRLGLSTVYVGYTKLDADYSKEYTQKFLSAFASLSSIAGYPAIAIKAPFVKKTKGQVVKIAAKQKELLSATWTCHLGLSRQCGVCESCLGRKEAFRSAKVKDPTTYE, encoded by the coding sequence ATGGCAAAACCAAAATCCAAGTCTGATGAAAAACGCCCAGCACTCTTGCTGCACTCAGGCGGACTTGATTCAACGATCCTTGGTGTGTATCTAAACAAGAAGGGAATCAATTTTCAATCTCTATTTATTGACTACGGACAGACCTCGGAGGTTGGTGAATTAGACGCCGTGACTCGAACTGCTGCGATGTTGCAAAGCAATCTCGATGTAATTCGGTCTCCCGAAATCTTCTCTGCGTTCACGTCTTCCTCACTTGCGTTTTCGCAATCTGTCGGCAACCCTGGACGCCACGTCCTTGAGCTTGGTTCTGTACTTCTTCTTGCCCCTGCAATCGCTTACGCACACCGCCTTGGCTTATCAACTGTATATGTTGGCTACACTAAGCTTGACGCAGACTATTCTAAGGAATACACGCAAAAGTTCCTCTCTGCTTTCGCGTCGCTTTCGTCGATTGCTGGGTATCCAGCGATCGCAATTAAGGCGCCCTTCGTTAAAAAGACAAAGGGACAAGTGGTTAAAATTGCTGCTAAGCAAAAAGAACTTCTATCTGCAACGTGGACTTGCCATCTAGGTTTAAGTCGCCAGTGCGGCGTCTGCGAGTCATGCCTTGGGCGTAAAGAAGCTTTTAGATCTGCAAAAGTCAAAGACCCAACGACCTACGAGTGA
- a CDS encoding phosphatidylglycerol lysyltransferase domain-containing protein, which translates to MWSWDHEYKQHKAADVATSFHSIPITAVIEQGETLFAFANVWRGGGKHELSIDLMRHVPDAPHGVMELLFVELMLYGHAENYAMANTSTTSMGRERTKASSIPSVPPGTQQPPAASPSPAH; encoded by the coding sequence TTGTGGTCGTGGGATCACGAGTACAAGCAACACAAAGCGGCCGACGTCGCGACGAGCTTCCATTCGATCCCCATCACCGCCGTGATCGAGCAAGGCGAAACCTTGTTTGCGTTTGCGAACGTTTGGCGGGGCGGGGGCAAGCACGAACTTTCCATCGACCTGATGCGACATGTCCCCGATGCGCCGCACGGAGTGATGGAGTTGCTGTTCGTCGAGTTGATGTTGTACGGGCATGCCGAGAACTACGCCATGGCGAACACTTCTACAACTTCCATGGGTCGCGAGCGTACAAAGGCCAGTTCGATCCCGAGTGTCCCCCCAGGTACTCAGCAGCCCCCAGCGGCCTCGCCATCGCCCGCGCACTGA
- a CDS encoding DUF1003 domain-containing protein: protein MKNSTKTHCTVCGKLFGMSDLTPGRFVRPLVAERIAADCPDWNADAFICLADMNHYRSLYVQNVLEQERGELTTLEKDVIESLREHDVLTQNLNVSVDDASTLGQRLADKVASFGGSWIFISIFSGVLIVWITINAVSLLGNPFDPYPFILLNLVLSCLAAIQAPIIMMSQNRQNEKDRLKADNDYRVNLKAELEIRHLHSKLDLLLTHQWQRLLEIQQVQTDLLEEMSNKR, encoded by the coding sequence ATGAAAAATAGCACGAAGACGCACTGCACCGTTTGTGGCAAGCTGTTCGGGATGTCCGATCTGACACCCGGCCGCTTCGTCCGCCCGTTGGTTGCCGAGCGAATCGCAGCCGACTGTCCAGATTGGAACGCCGATGCGTTCATCTGCCTCGCCGACATGAACCACTACCGCAGCCTGTACGTGCAGAACGTTCTGGAGCAGGAGCGAGGCGAACTGACGACATTGGAAAAGGACGTCATCGAAAGTTTGCGCGAGCATGATGTGCTGACGCAGAACTTGAACGTCTCCGTTGACGATGCTTCCACCCTGGGCCAGCGACTGGCCGACAAGGTTGCAAGTTTTGGCGGCAGTTGGATCTTCATTTCGATCTTTAGTGGTGTGTTGATCGTCTGGATCACCATCAATGCCGTTTCGCTGTTGGGCAATCCGTTTGACCCCTATCCGTTCATCTTGCTAAACCTCGTACTATCCTGTCTCGCCGCGATCCAGGCTCCCATCATCATGATGAGCCAGAACCGCCAAAATGAGAAAGATCGCCTGAAAGCAGACAACGACTATCGAGTCAATCTGAAAGCGGAACTGGAGATTCGTCACCTGCATTCCAAGCTGGATTTGTTGTTGACGCATCAATGGCAGCGGCTTCTGGAAATCCAACAAGTCCAGACGGACCTCTTGGAAGAAATGAGCAACAAACGATGA
- a CDS encoding DUF502 domain-containing protein has product MQKFLLTLWRRGFIGTFLTGLFALLPLVVTLWIMNWVAGMLRGIVGPESLLGQGLRSIGLHFAANQWLATAIGWVFVIAAIWLVGLVVSGTARYRLQEWIDGTFKKIPVVKSVYGPVKQVVEMFSKQDESAMTGMKVVHCYVGEDESAGFLGLLPSTDVYRFQEKDCHIIYLPSAPMPMTGFNMFIPVDHVQVVDMGVEDLMQIYFSLGVMTSSVVPAGTVLAKPPKTPS; this is encoded by the coding sequence ATGCAAAAATTTCTGCTGACACTTTGGCGACGCGGATTCATCGGAACATTCTTAACAGGGCTGTTCGCCTTGCTGCCGTTGGTGGTCACGTTGTGGATCATGAACTGGGTTGCCGGGATGCTGCGCGGGATCGTGGGGCCCGAGAGCCTACTCGGTCAGGGACTCCGCTCGATCGGACTTCACTTTGCTGCCAATCAATGGCTTGCCACGGCGATTGGCTGGGTTTTCGTCATTGCCGCGATCTGGTTGGTCGGCTTAGTGGTTTCCGGCACCGCTCGGTATCGGCTGCAAGAATGGATCGACGGAACTTTCAAAAAGATCCCGGTCGTCAAGAGCGTCTATGGACCGGTCAAGCAGGTTGTCGAAATGTTCTCTAAGCAAGACGAGTCGGCGATGACGGGCATGAAGGTCGTGCATTGCTATGTCGGCGAAGACGAATCGGCTGGTTTCCTGGGACTGCTGCCCAGCACGGATGTATATCGATTCCAGGAAAAGGATTGTCACATCATCTATCTGCCGTCCGCGCCGATGCCAATGACCGGATTCAATATGTTCATTCCCGTCGATCATGTGCAGGTCGTCGACATGGGGGTCGAGGACCTGATGCAAATCTATTTCTCATTGGGGGTCATGACTTCGTCCGTCGTCCCGGCGGGGACTGTGCTTGCAAAGCCGCCCAAAACCCCGTCATGA
- a CDS encoding phosphatase PAP2 family protein, which produces MRSPLCDESAATCDGSFDPSVLDIADFADDSYRTGRGDGLRGSLWDRIRSDHRNYYDRQSFRLLASGFLVGSAVANTQLDQEIQDHFQTSVRGATSDDWFESLHSSKELGNGRYSLPIFATAWAAGAFFDDSPMLVTTGRWGQRSLRSFLIGAPPLILAQRLTGGSRPGEQERASYWRPFDDNNGVSGHAFMSSLPFINAAKMTERPLLKTAFYAGSLLGPLSRINDDAHYPSQIALGWWMAYVAATAIDRTEVANGNLSFYPFVANNGSTGGMFEWRF; this is translated from the coding sequence GTGCGATCGCCATTGTGCGACGAATCTGCGGCGACCTGCGACGGTTCGTTTGATCCGTCCGTGCTAGACATTGCCGATTTCGCAGACGATTCCTACCGCACCGGTCGCGGCGATGGACTCCGCGGTTCGCTTTGGGATCGGATTCGATCGGATCATCGCAACTACTACGATAGGCAATCGTTCCGACTGCTCGCCAGTGGTTTTCTGGTGGGATCTGCTGTGGCGAATACGCAGTTGGATCAAGAGATTCAAGATCATTTTCAGACTAGCGTTCGCGGCGCGACCAGTGACGACTGGTTCGAGTCGTTGCACAGTAGCAAGGAACTGGGCAACGGCCGATACTCGCTGCCGATCTTTGCGACCGCCTGGGCCGCCGGAGCATTCTTCGATGATTCCCCGATGCTGGTCACGACGGGACGTTGGGGCCAACGCTCGCTTCGATCGTTCCTGATCGGGGCACCACCCCTGATTCTGGCTCAGCGACTGACGGGCGGTTCGCGTCCAGGGGAACAAGAACGAGCGTCCTATTGGCGACCTTTCGATGACAACAATGGAGTCAGCGGACACGCCTTCATGTCATCGCTACCGTTCATCAATGCCGCCAAGATGACCGAGCGACCACTCTTGAAAACAGCCTTTTACGCTGGCTCGCTCCTTGGTCCGCTCTCCCGCATCAACGACGACGCGCACTACCCGTCGCAGATCGCCCTCGGTTGGTGGATGGCCTACGTCGCGGCGACCGCGATCGATCGTACCGAAGTGGCGAACGGCAATTTGTCGTTCTATCCCTTCGTCGCAAACAATGGATCGACTGGCGGAATGTTCGAATGGCGTTTCTAG